The following proteins come from a genomic window of Nitrospira sp.:
- a CDS encoding Lipopolysaccharide export system permease protein LptG yields MTILFRYILREYSKIFGMCFSGLVTIYLVIDFFEKVRRFLRYESGIVPILTYFALKIPSISFQVAPFAILVATLLTLGLFMRSNEITAMRSCGISLLWMTSPFLLFAGAVSMILFLFSSTVIPLASEKAEEVRAVQIEQRPTPVTVKATQPWVRISADGLMEVNEIDVAGKVLRGVRIFYFRPPFKLHRITEAAEARYTPEGWILLNGNHRRFQSDDTVELALFTEQTINIQLIPDDFSSSLVGNSETMTFREIRNYLERFRHEGFSFARLLTDYYGRVAFPLVTVVMVLVGIALSLRRSGVRGGSMAAGIGQAFIIGFCYWTTHSVAIALGRGGALAPMLAGWMANALFLSFGLYLLLKVRH; encoded by the coding sequence TCGGCATGTGCTTTTCCGGCTTGGTGACCATCTATCTCGTGATCGATTTTTTTGAGAAAGTGCGCCGATTCTTGCGCTATGAATCGGGAATCGTTCCCATCCTCACGTACTTCGCGTTGAAGATTCCCTCTATTTCGTTCCAAGTCGCTCCGTTCGCGATCTTGGTGGCGACCTTGCTGACGCTCGGTTTATTCATGCGCAGCAATGAAATCACCGCTATGCGCAGCTGCGGGATCAGCTTGTTGTGGATGACCTCGCCGTTTCTCCTGTTTGCCGGCGCCGTGTCCATGATTCTCTTCCTCTTCAGCTCGACCGTCATCCCGCTCGCCTCAGAGAAGGCCGAAGAAGTCCGTGCCGTCCAGATCGAGCAAAGACCGACACCGGTCACCGTCAAAGCCACCCAGCCATGGGTCCGTATCAGCGCCGACGGCCTGATGGAAGTCAATGAGATCGATGTCGCAGGCAAGGTCCTTCGAGGCGTACGAATCTTTTATTTTCGTCCGCCGTTTAAACTCCATCGGATTACGGAAGCGGCTGAAGCCCGCTATACTCCTGAAGGCTGGATCCTGCTGAACGGAAATCATCGCCGATTCCAATCGGATGATACCGTTGAGTTGGCTTTGTTCACGGAGCAGACGATCAACATCCAGTTGATTCCCGATGATTTCTCCTCTTCGCTCGTGGGGAACTCGGAGACCATGACGTTTCGGGAAATCCGAAATTACCTCGAGCGTTTTCGGCACGAAGGTTTCTCGTTCGCTCGTCTGCTGACGGACTACTACGGCCGTGTCGCATTCCCATTAGTGACGGTCGTGATGGTGCTCGTCGGAATTGCGTTGAGTTTGCGGCGAAGCGGAGTCCGGGGGGGAAGCATGGCCGCGGGTATCGGACAAGCGTTCATCATCGGATTCTGCTACTGGACGACACACTCCGTCGCCATTGCACTCGGGCGAGGAGGAGCCTTGGCTCCCATGTTGGCCGGTTGGATGGCCAATGCGCTGTTTCTTAGCTTCGGCCTCTATCTGTTGTTAAAAGTCAGGCATTGA
- a CDS encoding 3-oxoacyl-[acyl-carrier-protein] synthase, KASII, whose translation MASRVVITGLGVVSPIGIGVSEFWKAALTGRSGVTAIPSLGWFPMSGYRSRVAGQVHNFSPEQYLPTTQASRVDRYAQFALVSTKEALADADLSMAKEAPHRVGVIVGAGMGGMVMGEREITQLFKTQRPHRVHPNFIPTITLNSASGIVAMAHGAKGPNLTISTACSSSAHALGQALQCIRSGQADVIIVVGADASITPLVFAGFCSLRALSSEFNDAPERASRPFDRRRDGFVMGEGAATLIVESWAHAKKRKARVYAELAGYAATSEAYHMVIPQEDGQEISTTMKIGLGSAGIGPDQVDYINAHATSTTIGDAVETKAIRGLFKNRADKMAVNATKSLIGHTLGAAGAIGAVATTLSIHTGQIHPTANYEEPDPACRLDGIRRAVQERKVRYALLNAFGFGSNNATVVFKKFVA comes from the coding sequence ATGGCCTCGCGCGTGGTCATTACCGGTCTTGGAGTAGTATCCCCCATCGGGATCGGCGTCAGCGAATTTTGGAAGGCGGCCCTCACAGGTCGCTCTGGAGTTACCGCGATCCCTTCCCTAGGATGGTTTCCTATGTCCGGCTATCGTTCACGCGTTGCCGGGCAAGTTCATAATTTCTCACCGGAACAGTACTTGCCGACCACGCAAGCGAGTCGTGTGGATCGTTACGCGCAATTCGCCTTGGTTTCGACGAAAGAAGCGCTCGCCGATGCCGATCTGAGTATGGCCAAGGAAGCTCCCCACCGCGTCGGCGTCATTGTCGGAGCCGGCATGGGTGGGATGGTCATGGGCGAGCGTGAGATCACACAACTCTTTAAGACTCAACGACCGCATCGCGTACATCCCAATTTCATTCCCACGATCACGTTGAATTCCGCTTCGGGCATCGTCGCGATGGCACACGGCGCCAAAGGACCGAATCTCACGATCTCGACGGCCTGCTCCTCCAGTGCCCATGCTCTTGGCCAAGCCCTGCAATGTATCCGCAGCGGCCAGGCCGACGTCATTATCGTCGTCGGAGCCGACGCGAGCATTACGCCGTTGGTTTTTGCGGGGTTCTGTTCCTTGCGCGCCCTCTCCAGCGAGTTTAACGATGCTCCTGAGCGAGCCTCACGTCCCTTCGACCGACGTCGCGATGGATTCGTCATGGGCGAGGGTGCTGCCACATTAATCGTGGAATCATGGGCGCATGCCAAGAAGCGGAAAGCGAGAGTTTATGCCGAGCTCGCCGGATATGCCGCCACCAGCGAAGCCTATCACATGGTCATTCCTCAGGAGGATGGTCAGGAAATTTCCACGACCATGAAAATCGGTCTCGGCTCTGCAGGCATCGGGCCGGATCAAGTCGACTACATCAATGCCCATGCGACTTCCACGACGATCGGCGATGCCGTCGAGACCAAAGCGATCAGAGGTCTTTTTAAGAATCGTGCGGACAAAATGGCCGTGAATGCTACGAAGTCACTCATCGGTCATACCTTGGGGGCGGCTGGGGCGATCGGCGCCGTGGCAACGACCCTTTCGATCCATACCGGGCAAATCCATCCCACAGCGAACTACGAGGAACCGGACCCAGCCTGTCGTTTGGATGGGATCCGACGTGCCGTCCAAGAACGAAAGGTGCGGTACGCCCTCTTGAACGCATTCGGATTTGGCAGCAACAATGCCACGGTCGTCTTTAAAAAGTTTGTGGCATAA